A region from the Gemmata palustris genome encodes:
- a CDS encoding transposase family protein, which produces MDQEPGAILDVSDSVPGPWADIERLQKSRLMKRLPTGVGGINDRGYVGIGESHPTGSGRRRKPRGKEGPPADRKCNRAFRRRRIVVEYAIGRLRRFRAVTRYRRQGHAMRVRAVAGLVNRTLGQRATA; this is translated from the coding sequence GTGGACCAGGAGCCCGGAGCGATCCTGGACGTATCGGACTCGGTGCCGGGGCCGTGGGCCGACATCGAGCGGCTCCAGAAATCGCGGTTGATGAAGCGGCTCCCGACGGGCGTCGGCGGGATCAACGATCGGGGCTACGTGGGGATCGGTGAATCGCACCCGACGGGATCGGGGCGGCGCCGCAAGCCGCGTGGGAAGGAGGGTCCGCCGGCGGACCGGAAGTGTAACCGTGCGTTCCGCCGGCGCCGGATCGTGGTGGAGTACGCGATCGGGCGGTTGCGTCGGTTCCGGGCGGTGACGCGGTACCGGCGGCAAGGGCACGCGATGCGCGTCCGGGCCGTCGCCGGGTTGGTCAACCGCACGCTCGGCCAACGAGCGACCGCCTGA